One Planctomycetaceae bacterium DNA window includes the following coding sequences:
- a CDS encoding MBL fold metallo-hydrolase yields MLENLPLHSVRHKALTIEGYSRAAVQTYWRIPELKLGFDLGASPWSFMGTPKFFVSHGHLDHMAALPVYVARRRMMKMEPPVIYLPIEIVDPVWQMMRAWQRLDRGRMVCELVGVKEGDEITLSREHRVTVFATKHTVESVGYIVYDCRKKLKAEFQGLSGDQIRDIRLSGAEVTNETLTPLVCFTGDTSPKGLDGHPDVFNAQVLITEMTFFRPDHRKEKIHKFGHMHLDDILERADLFNNELIILSHLSTRTTETEARRRLKRALPPSLRERTILWESGISELSEDTGSAALI; encoded by the coding sequence ATGTTAGAGAATCTCCCGCTGCACTCCGTCCGCCACAAAGCGCTGACAATTGAGGGCTATTCACGCGCAGCGGTACAGACGTACTGGCGAATCCCTGAACTGAAACTGGGCTTTGATCTTGGCGCCAGCCCGTGGTCGTTTATGGGTACGCCAAAGTTCTTTGTTTCCCATGGTCACCTCGATCACATGGCCGCTCTGCCCGTCTACGTCGCCCGTCGCCGGATGATGAAGATGGAACCCCCAGTCATCTATCTTCCCATCGAGATTGTCGACCCGGTCTGGCAAATGATGCGAGCCTGGCAACGGCTGGATCGTGGGCGGATGGTGTGTGAATTGGTCGGTGTGAAAGAGGGCGACGAAATCACGCTTTCGCGTGAACACCGAGTGACTGTGTTTGCGACCAAACATACCGTCGAATCAGTTGGCTACATCGTTTACGACTGCCGTAAGAAGCTGAAGGCTGAGTTTCAGGGGCTAAGCGGGGATCAGATTCGCGACATTCGACTCAGCGGCGCCGAAGTGACGAATGAAACGCTCACCCCGTTGGTTTGCTTCACGGGCGACACATCCCCGAAGGGCCTGGATGGGCACCCTGATGTCTTCAATGCTCAGGTGCTGATCACGGAAATGACCTTCTTTCGCCCCGATCATCGAAAAGAGAAGATACACAAATTCGGCCATATGCATCTGGATGACATCCTGGAACGCGCGGATCTTTTCAACAACGAACTGATCATCCTCTCCCACCTGAGCACGCGAACGACGGAAACAGAGGCTCGGCGCAGACTAAAACGGGCATTGCCACCATCCCTGCGTGAGAGAACGATCCTGTGGGAGAGTGGCATCAGCGAACTCAGCGAAGATACGGGTTCTGCCGCCCTGATCTGA
- a CDS encoding 3'(2'),5'-bisphosphate nucleotidase, whose amino-acid sequence MSAEPSPYPATVFHAELQTALAAVRQAAVVCRAVQSAISTDSLAKKDKSPVTVADFASQALICHTLEGTFPSDPVIGEEGAAELRTPEGAEFLTRVVAECNAVGVTCTADQVCDWIDRGGLQDYRPRFWTLDPIDGTKGFLRNEQYAISLALIVDGKIEVGVLGCPNMRFRDADADAPVGVLAWAVRGHGSWMQALDAPGSAPVRLAVTTTSASSESRFCESVESGHSSHDWSGMIASELGITREPYRIDSQCKYLAVARGDADLYLRLPTRKGYQEKIWDHAGGVLVVEEAGGRVTDIHGNDADFSRGSTLARNEGMVVTNGRFHIEVVNAVQKHAPTQEN is encoded by the coding sequence ATGTCTGCCGAACCTTCACCTTATCCAGCCACCGTCTTTCACGCAGAATTACAAACAGCACTGGCAGCCGTTCGTCAGGCTGCCGTTGTCTGCCGAGCGGTGCAGTCAGCCATTTCGACGGATTCTCTGGCTAAGAAAGACAAGAGCCCGGTCACGGTCGCTGACTTCGCGAGTCAGGCCCTGATTTGCCACACACTTGAAGGGACATTTCCTTCGGATCCCGTCATCGGGGAGGAGGGGGCCGCGGAGCTTCGAACCCCGGAAGGCGCCGAGTTTCTCACGCGGGTTGTTGCCGAATGCAACGCCGTCGGGGTCACGTGCACTGCAGATCAGGTCTGTGACTGGATCGACCGCGGCGGCCTGCAGGACTATCGGCCGCGTTTCTGGACTCTGGATCCGATTGATGGAACAAAGGGGTTTCTGCGTAACGAACAGTACGCCATTTCTCTGGCTCTGATTGTTGACGGGAAAATCGAAGTCGGCGTCCTGGGTTGCCCCAATATGAGATTCCGTGATGCCGATGCGGATGCCCCGGTTGGGGTTCTGGCCTGGGCGGTTCGAGGGCATGGTAGCTGGATGCAGGCTCTTGATGCACCTGGTTCCGCCCCCGTACGCCTCGCCGTAACGACGACTTCCGCGAGCAGTGAATCACGTTTCTGCGAATCCGTCGAGAGCGGGCACAGTTCGCATGACTGGTCCGGGATGATTGCGTCTGAACTGGGAATCACTCGAGAACCCTACCGAATTGACAGTCAATGCAAATACCTGGCTGTCGCGAGGGGAGATGCAGACTTGTATCTTCGTTTGCCGACCAGAAAGGGTTATCAGGAAAAAATCTGGGACCATGCAGGCGGAGTGCTTGTCGTAGAAGAGGCGGGAGGGCGCGTTACAGATATTCATGGCAATGATGCAGATTTCAGCCGTGGTTCCACTCTCGCACGGAATGAAGGAATGGTTGTTACCAACGGCCGATTTCACATCGAAGTTGTGAATGCCGTTCAGAAGCACGCACCGACTCAAGAGAATTGA
- the dxr gene encoding 1-deoxy-D-xylulose-5-phosphate reductoisomerase — protein sequence MQAVSSVAVLGATGSIGTSCLDVIRRHRSRMRAVGLTAYRNSGLLRQQVAEFQPDWAILDSQCRGTFIDDSPTRWHFDLELVCDLVRRPDVDVVVSAMVGAAGLPATIAAVDAGKRVALANKETMVVAGALVMNRAAETGATIIPVDSEHSAVYQCLQSGRPAEVKRVVLTASGGPFRGWTRSQLQTVTPQMALKHPTWQMGRKITIDSATMMNKALEIIEARWLFGLSRHQLAVVIHPQSVIHSLVEFADGAVITQMSPPDMRLPIQYALTYPSRLDCPAPSVDWASPMNLELSPPDFDTFPALRLGFEVAEAGGSAGVVLNAANEVAVERFLNLELRFDQITQVAEEILRHHQYDASPGLHSLMQLDGWARKEALRWTP from the coding sequence GTGCAGGCCGTTTCGTCAGTCGCCGTACTCGGAGCTACCGGGTCTATTGGAACGAGTTGTCTGGATGTTATCCGCAGACACCGTTCACGAATGCGCGCTGTGGGGTTGACGGCGTACCGAAACTCGGGGTTGCTTCGTCAGCAGGTTGCTGAATTTCAGCCCGACTGGGCGATTCTGGACAGCCAGTGCCGCGGAACCTTCATCGACGATTCACCCACCCGCTGGCATTTTGATCTCGAACTGGTCTGCGACTTGGTCCGACGACCGGACGTGGATGTGGTTGTTTCTGCCATGGTCGGCGCGGCTGGATTGCCGGCCACCATCGCTGCAGTCGATGCCGGCAAAAGGGTGGCTCTTGCGAATAAGGAAACAATGGTCGTCGCTGGCGCATTGGTGATGAATCGTGCGGCAGAAACGGGAGCGACCATCATTCCGGTCGACAGTGAACACAGTGCCGTGTACCAATGCCTTCAAAGTGGTCGTCCTGCCGAAGTTAAACGTGTCGTCCTGACAGCCAGCGGTGGTCCCTTTCGGGGATGGACTCGAAGTCAACTCCAGACGGTGACGCCGCAGATGGCCTTAAAACACCCCACATGGCAAATGGGCCGAAAAATTACGATCGATTCGGCCACGATGATGAATAAGGCGCTTGAGATCATCGAAGCAAGGTGGCTGTTCGGACTCTCGCGACATCAACTGGCTGTCGTCATACATCCTCAGTCGGTCATTCATTCTCTCGTGGAGTTTGCCGATGGGGCTGTCATCACGCAAATGTCGCCTCCGGACATGCGACTTCCCATCCAGTATGCGTTAACCTATCCCAGTCGTCTGGACTGCCCGGCGCCTTCAGTGGACTGGGCGTCCCCGATGAATCTTGAGCTCAGCCCGCCCGATTTCGATACCTTTCCAGCACTCCGGCTGGGTTTCGAGGTCGCCGAAGCTGGTGGGAGCGCAGGAGTTGTTCTGAACGCTGCGAACGAAGTGGCTGTGGAACGATTCCTGAATCTTGAATTGCGTTTTGATCAGATCACACAGGTGGCAGAAGAGATTCTGCGCCATCATCAATACGACGCCAGCCCGGGTTTGCATAGCCTCATGCAACTCGACGGGTGGGCGCGGAAGGAAGCTCTACGGTGGACACCCTGA